The nucleotide sequence CCGATTCACTCTATAGCCGGCTGGCCATACTAGTAGGCCCGGACGGCATTCGCACGGAGTAACTTGCCTGCTCCAGGAGGGAGGTCTACAGTGCTTATGTGGGACCCTTACCGGCTGGCAAGCTAGTCCGGGACGACATCCCGGACATCATTGAAAAAGACACTGGAAAGCGGCCTCGCATCATTGTCCTAGAGGGAACCTACCTTCGCCTTGAAGCCTTCAAAAAGCTCCAGGAAGAAATGGGCGAACTCTTGCGTACAACAACTCGCGAGGAAGCAATGGAAGAGTGTGGCGACGTGCTGGAAATCTACGAGTTTTGCGAGAAGTTAGGTTGCACGCGTGGCACCCATGTTGCCCTCGCAACTGTCGAAGAGTTCTGTCACCGCTATAACACCACTCTCGATGAAGCAAAAATAGCCCAGGCGAAGAAGTTGGCGCAACGCGGCGGCTTCTCCAAAGGCTACTATCTGGT is from Verrucomicrobiia bacterium and encodes:
- a CDS encoding nucleoside triphosphate pyrophosphohydrolase, whose product is MGPLPAGKLVRDDIPDIIEKDTGKRPRIIVLEGTYLRLEAFKKLQEEMGELLRTTTREEAMEECGDVLEIYEFCEKLGCTRGTHVALATVEEFCHRYNTTLDEAKIAQAKKLAQRGGFSKGYYLVTE